The Musa acuminata AAA Group cultivar baxijiao chromosome BXJ1-8, Cavendish_Baxijiao_AAA, whole genome shotgun sequence genomic sequence CTTATGGGCCAACAGAGCTTTGCTATTTCTCCTCTCCACTCCATCCAAAACTAATACACACactgaagataaaaaaaattccGAGTTTTATGTAATGAGAAGAGGAAGCTGGAAATAATCTATGACAAAACGAGCTTCTCTATCAAGAGCTATAGGTTACCGAGCTCGAGCcagctgaaaaaaaaaaaagacaagtcCTGCCTGCTctgcaaaatatacaaaataCGCAGACCTGGAAAAAAGATCCAGGTCAACTTCAACTCATCACCCAAGTGTCAAGTGTAAGAGAAGTGAGTGAAAAGTGCACAGAGCGAGTGGCGCAAAGCAGGCCATTTGGGTCAAGCAGAGTGGTGCAAAGCAATGTTGACGATTGCAATATAGCATTTCAAAACACTGTTAGGGTCGATGCAGATAAGTAGGCGAGATTGGTCAGTTTAATAAGGAAAGATCATGGATGAAAGAGTCGCAATTGGATGCATGACAAACCAACCTTTCAAATTCAACAACAACGACCCTCACAGTTGAGGGGCGACTACATGAATCTTCTCCCATGACTGAGCACCATATATGACTATTCACTTAAATCAAGCACATTCAGATAATCTATCTATCATTGTTCTAATAAAACCAAAGGTAGATGTTTAAGCAATTATGCCATATCAGTCAGAGAACCTACCACTCTAAAAGGGGTCAGTTGAGAGAAGAAGAGTATTCGAATAAAGATCTATCAATTTGCAATTTGAGGAGCTCACGAAAGATACAAGTCATGCTCTGGTGGGTTAAGCTTGTATATGCAAGCAGCTCACTAGCTATTATGGTTAGAGAGGCCAAACAAAAGATTGTTTGAGCAAATTTAGGAACTGAATTGACCTTGTGAAATATGGTCATAAAAAAATAGACATGAAGGAACATTCCATCGCACCAAATGGTTTTTAAAATACTGCACAGTAAAACACGATTTGGGAGGGGTCAAACAGAAGGCGACATACTCCAAAGTATGTTGAATCTTCAAAGGTTACTTTCTTAACTGAAAAGCAGCAGCAACCTAAACATTCTTAGCGCCAGTCATCTGCTGAAGCTTCATCCAGAAATTTGCAATCCTATTGACTCTTTAGGATGATGCAATAAGAATAGGTCATCAAAGGCCATCCAAGTAATAAATACAGGCCAACCAtgattttcataattttgacaaTCTTTCTTAAACAAATGTTCATCTGCCATATACTAACAATTTGTTACGGCCAAAAAGCGGTACAATGCTTCAAAATGGTGTCGATTTGAGGAAATGACATGCTTTTTATATTTCAGTATACAAAAATAATTGGACATCCAATAAAGCCTATAGTAGATAACACAGTCCAAACGGATGTTTGCATAGGTGTAAGAAAAGAAATGACCCAAAACAGCAATAAATGAATATTTTGAACAAGAAAGTTTCATTATGATGGTAATGTTCTATTGTTAAAGAATCTACCAAAGCCATACATAACTTCATGACCTACCAAAGAATATGCTAAACCCGGACACAGATAAGAGGCAAGCACTTCTAGGTTCAAAAGTTGTAACATCATGAAACATCAGGACAAACTTACTTGAGCATCTATCATGTGTAGGAACTTAATAAGATCACTAGTCTCATGAAGTGAAAGAATACTAATTAAGGAATAGCTTGAAACAATAAAACAAATATCAGTAAAATTTACGCAATGGAAATATGTGAAAATAGAGCCCAAGGCTTCAAACTACCTTCCTCCTCTATTAAAAGAAGAGCATACTGATCTAATCAGTGTCTTCAGTAGTACAGGGAACCTGATTAATTAATAAATTAGGGAAACAAACAAATAAATTTATTGAATTGCTACTCTTGAACTCAAGGTATTTAGATAAAGCACATAGACCTATGCCATACCTTGCCACCATTCACCTCTGTTTGCAATGTTAGCGTCACCTGAATCATCCCCTTCATCAGCTTTTTTATCCTGGTAGCATTAGAAAGTAAGGTTGGTTACAACAGTGGGACATGTTGGTTTCCTTTTAGTTATGTAATTTTTTGATTCCCTTACACTTTTTGGAGCTCCAGAGACTTGGTTGGAAGGAGAGCTGACATAGAAATCTCGACCACCATAGTGCACAGATGAGCACAAGTAGGTCGATTCTTCTGATTGATTGGGATCGACTAGTTTACCATCCTTGCTCCACGTAGTTTGCCTTCTGCTGGGACTTCCCTGAGATTTCCCATCTGCGCAGGGAGATTTAGCCCTTCTGGTCAACTTCTAATTGTttaaacaaaagacaaaaacaagaacaagaaaaccTAACAGCATTGCTTCgagattttacatcaaaatagaACACTTAAAACTCAATAGTGGGAGAAGATCTCCATATACCCAGACCCAAATAGTTGTGACATTGCAGcttcagcttcttcttcttcttgttgcatagcaAAAGAAACAATGAACACTCGGTGGGTGCTTATGATGTTCATGGTTTACTTTATTGAGGACTACATGTATCTAATGGATTATAAGAACTTGATTAAACTGCAAGAAAGTAAAAATGGGGGACGGCCTAATTTAGCAGAAACAATGAATAGAAAACCTAGTCGAAATCAACCATGAGTTGGTTCATGATCAAGGACCTGCTGCAGCGGCCTGAGCGTTCCCGATCAGATCATCTGTCCTTCGCTCGCTGGAGGTCCAGAACAAGTCACTCTCTGCTGAATCCTTAGACATCTCCTACAACGTCGTAGAACAGAACACATTCATTTAGGACCGGTTCTAATCATTACGTAGTAAATTAAGAGGAGATGCCAAACCAATTAGGCAGTTATCAAATTGCCTAAAAATCCGAAACCCTACTATAATCCTAGTCCTTCAAACAAATAATCCACAGACGAATTCCACTACAAGTCGTGAAACCCATCATCGATCACCCATTGAGAAGAGCCAACCGTGCATACCGTGGAACCAGTGGGGAAGACACTGCTGAAGTAGCCGGGCGACaaggcggaagaagaagaagaggaaaaggaggAATCGGCGGGCGTCCCCGCACTCTTCCTGATGTCTAACAGTTCATCGGCAATCGAAGATGACGATGGCTTCTTTTCTCCTTCCATTCGaccctcccccccctctctctctctctgtctctctctctctcactgcagACAACACTACCACTCACCACGACCACTTTGCGTTGTTCTATGGCTCATCGCCCCAGAAGAGGAGGTATAAATAGGGCGAGAGGAAGTAGGGGGAGTGACACGTGACAGGCAA encodes the following:
- the LOC103994031 gene encoding uncharacterized protein LOC103994031; its protein translation is MEGEKKPSSSSIADELLDIRKSAGTPADSSFSSSSSSALSPGYFSSVFPTGSTEMSKDSAESDLFWTSSERRTDDLIGNAQAAAADGKSQGSPSRRQTTWSKDGKLVDPNQSEESTYLCSSVHYGGRDFYVSSPSNQVSGAPKSDKKADEGDDSGDANIANRGEWWQDVIIEVMNRGGNMRLEVGV